Proteins encoded together in one Telopea speciosissima isolate NSW1024214 ecotype Mountain lineage chromosome 6, Tspe_v1, whole genome shotgun sequence window:
- the LOC122666331 gene encoding E3 ubiquitin-protein ligase Os04g0590900-like, whose amino-acid sequence MGSVGSPQTWVPSYNIKDCSQGFCSSYCPQWCYIMFPPPPPYEFPDEGSNPNFSPLVIAIIGILASAFLLASYYILISKYCGRNTESLRRTGNHDPNDEFDENRDSMNNEPWQASTGGLDETLIKSITVCKYNKGDGFVEETDCSVCLNEFQEDERVRLLPKCSHAFHLTCIDTWLRAHSNCPLCRANIVIPNPFPLQLLSPVHESPPEDVPLPERRQENDAVVAEEDSERGDVEENSQGRDAVPKTPSRATSDLGQLEQRDTIIEIRAESTQHIRRSVSMDYSCQSQISIADILGINQDDDSELEDNQLQMEVGSLKPRGEHSKSNNKSRSLHCVMSPIAMKRSFSSGRLFFTKHGRGRNTLIPM is encoded by the coding sequence ATGGGGTCTGTTGGAAGTCCACAAACATGGGTTCCATCTTATAACATTAAAGACTGTTCTCAAGGTTTTTGTAGTTCATATTGCCCACAGTGGTGCTACATCATgtttcctcctccccctccctatGAATTCCCAGATGAAGGCTCAAACCCAAACTTTTCTCCTCTAGTTATTGCAATCATTGGCATTTTGGCAAGTGCTTTCCTTCTTGCAAGCTACTACATCCTCATCTCTAAGTACTGTGGTAGGAACACAGAATCACTAAGAAGAACAGGAAACCATGATCCAAATGATGAGTTCGATGAGAACCGTGATTCGATGAATAATGAACCATGGCAAGCCTCTACAGGGGGATTAGATGAGACATTGATCAAGTCCATCACAGTGTGCAAATATAATAAGGGAGATGGGTTTGTTGAAGAAACAGATTGCTCTGTTTGTCTGAATGAATTTCAAGAAGATGAAAGAGTAAGATTGTTACCCAAGTGTAGCCATGCCTTTCACCTAACTTGCATTGATACATGGCTAAGAGCTCACTCTAATTGCCCCCTGTGTCGTGCAAATATCGTGATACCGAATCCATTTCCACTTCAATTACTGTCTCCAGTCCATGAAAGTCCTCCAGAAGATGTGCCTTTGCCAGAAAGGCGGCAAGAGAACGATGCAGTAGTTGCTGAAGAAGATTCAGAAAGGGGTGATGTAGAAGAGAATAGCCAGGGGAGAGATGCTGTTCCAAAGACCCCCTCACGGGCTACGAGCGATTTGGGGCAATTGGAGCAGAGAGACACTATAATTGAGATTAGAGCCGAAAGCACTCAACATATTAGACGATCGGTTTCAATGGATTACTCATGCCAAAGTCAGATTTCTATTGCTGATATACTTGGAATAAATCAGGATGATGACTCTGAACTGGAGGATAACCAGCTTCAAATGGAAGTCGGATCATTAAAACCACGCGGTGAACATAGCAAGTCTAACAATAAAAGCAGGTCCTTGCATTGTGTTATGAGTCCCATTGCCATGAAGAGATCATTttcaagtgggagattgttttTCACAAAGCATGGAAGAGGGAGGAATACATTGATTCCCATGTGA